One Armatimonadota bacterium genomic region harbors:
- a CDS encoding cytochrome c, with product MKSWTLLAAAIACLMLAVIVFVVGSAMVARRAGPGGMMGPGMMGPQGGSPPPADAQYESNGERIYLIATNDEGERISFTGGPPWLAMHGGSCVNCHGRDGKGGVPIMSSRQLAPDIRYDVLTGKEHPAVEHEEGAHEHYAYTDAAIKRAITQGVEPDGKELDLLMPRWQMSERDLSDLIAYLKHLDGHK from the coding sequence ATGAAATCATGGACGCTGCTGGCCGCCGCCATCGCCTGTCTGATGCTGGCGGTCATCGTCTTCGTCGTTGGCAGCGCCATGGTCGCCCGCCGCGCCGGGCCGGGTGGGATGATGGGGCCAGGCATGATGGGGCCCCAGGGCGGCTCACCCCCGCCCGCGGACGCCCAGTACGAGTCCAACGGCGAACGCATCTACCTCATCGCCACCAATGACGAAGGCGAGCGCATCTCCTTCACCGGCGGGCCGCCGTGGCTTGCCATGCACGGCGGGTCGTGCGTCAACTGCCACGGCCGCGACGGCAAGGGCGGCGTGCCCATCATGTCCAGCCGCCAGCTCGCCCCCGACATCCGCTACGACGTCCTCACCGGCAAAGAGCACCCGGCGGTGGAGCACGAGGAGGGCGCGCATGAGCACTACGCCTACACCGACGCCGCTATCAAGCGCGCCATCACCCAGGGAGTCGAACCGGACGGCAAGGAGCTCGACTTGCTGATGCCGCGCTGGCAGATGTCGGAGCGGGACCTGAGCGACCTCATCGCGTACCTTAAGCACCTCGACGGGCACAAATGA